Proteins encoded by one window of Chlamydiales bacterium:
- a CDS encoding zinc ABC transporter substrate-binding protein: MKYKRFLRRYLKWIIPSLLLITLFSCSDSRGKSRELDSWASNNGKVKVLSTTGMIDDLVEEIGKERVDHIKLILGEIDPHSYELVKGDDEKISSAQVVFYNGLGLEHGASLRYRLESHPCKVSLGSELEKRAPDEILMVGNQVDPHIWMDISLWARAVDPIVETLSQIDAEHADYYYQNGEALKNKMLAVHQEIVQKFKTAPEEKRYLVASHDAFNYFARAYLAGDEERRGGEWQKRFAAPEGLAPDGQLGYTDIKKIIDHLILHQIDVVFPESNVSRDSLKKIASVCKEMGHRVRISPAVLYGDAMQQSGPVSDGYLNMLRHNCNVMVEQWSKHE; encoded by the coding sequence ATGAAATACAAGAGATTTCTACGTAGATATTTAAAGTGGATTATTCCCTCCCTCCTCTTAATAACCTTATTTAGCTGTTCTGATAGCAGAGGTAAAAGTAGGGAGTTGGACTCTTGGGCATCCAATAATGGGAAAGTTAAGGTTCTATCGACCACTGGAATGATCGATGATCTAGTCGAAGAGATCGGAAAAGAGAGAGTCGACCATATAAAGCTCATTTTAGGAGAGATCGATCCTCACAGCTACGAGCTCGTAAAAGGGGATGATGAGAAGATCTCCTCTGCGCAAGTGGTCTTTTATAATGGGCTTGGGCTAGAGCACGGAGCCAGCCTGCGCTATAGACTGGAGAGCCATCCCTGCAAAGTCTCATTGGGCAGTGAGCTGGAGAAACGGGCGCCGGATGAGATCCTAATGGTGGGTAACCAGGTTGATCCTCATATCTGGATGGATATCTCTTTATGGGCTAGAGCCGTCGATCCTATTGTTGAGACTCTATCTCAGATAGATGCAGAGCATGCCGACTACTACTATCAAAATGGAGAGGCGTTAAAGAACAAGATGCTCGCAGTCCATCAAGAGATAGTTCAAAAATTTAAAACAGCTCCCGAAGAGAAGCGCTATCTCGTTGCAAGCCACGACGCATTTAACTACTTTGCAAGAGCCTATCTCGCGGGAGACGAAGAGAGAAGAGGTGGAGAGTGGCAGAAGCGCTTTGCTGCACCTGAAGGCCTAGCTCCAGATGGTCAGCTCGGTTACACAGATATTAAGAAGATCATCGACCATCTCATCTTGCACCAGATCGATGTCGTCTTTCCCGAGTCTAATGTAAGCCGCGACTCATTGAAGAAGATCGCGAGCGTATGCAAAGAGATGGGGCACCGTGTGAGAATCTCCCCAGCCGTTCTTTATGGGGATGCGATGCAGCAGTCTGGGCCTGTTTCAGACGGATACCTAAATATGTTGAGGCATAACTGTAATGTGATGGTAGAGCAGTGGAGCAAACATGAATAG
- a CDS encoding 1-deoxy-D-xylulose-5-phosphate reductoisomerase: protein MKKDGFPKRIAVLGSTGSIGKNTLKVVRHLFPKVQIRALAAKSQIDLLQEQAQEFYPELIAVYDKDKALELQRRLPYIRVVGGMEGLLEAASLNSVDLVVSAITGTLGIQPTVQAINCGKDVALANKEALVSAGEYIMELVRKKGVQLIPIDSEHSALFQCLRKEKREHVRRVIVTASGGPFLHTKPEELAKMGAEQALAHPTWRMGPKNSIDSSTLMNKGFEVIEAHFLFGIPVDKIDVVIHPQSTIHSMIEMIDGSMLAQLSETDMALPIQYALTYPERLEGFLRPFDFSKAFSLQFFPPDHTKFPCLQLGYEAIRQGGSMPCYLNAANEILVSRFLQGAFGWQEIGHKLEQLLSSHQVESSPSLETILEIDELAKEQALKI from the coding sequence ATTAAGAAAGATGGTTTTCCAAAAAGAATTGCAGTTTTAGGAAGTACCGGTTCGATCGGAAAGAACACACTTAAAGTGGTTCGACATCTCTTCCCAAAAGTGCAGATCAGAGCGCTTGCCGCAAAATCTCAGATCGATCTTCTACAAGAGCAAGCCCAGGAGTTCTATCCAGAACTCATCGCCGTCTACGATAAGGACAAAGCTCTAGAACTTCAGCGCCGCCTTCCCTACATCAGAGTTGTGGGGGGAATGGAGGGACTGCTAGAGGCCGCTTCTCTTAACTCTGTCGATCTCGTCGTCTCTGCCATCACGGGAACTCTGGGCATTCAACCGACAGTCCAAGCAATCAATTGTGGAAAAGATGTCGCCCTTGCCAACAAGGAGGCGCTCGTCTCCGCTGGTGAGTACATCATGGAACTTGTTCGAAAGAAGGGGGTGCAGCTCATCCCCATCGATAGCGAACATAGCGCCCTCTTCCAGTGTCTACGCAAAGAGAAGAGAGAGCATGTCAGGCGTGTTATTGTGACGGCGTCGGGTGGCCCCTTTCTACACACGAAGCCTGAAGAGCTTGCCAAGATGGGCGCCGAGCAGGCCCTCGCACATCCTACCTGGCGTATGGGCCCCAAAAATAGCATCGACTCCTCCACTCTCATGAATAAGGGGTTCGAAGTGATCGAAGCCCACTTCTTATTTGGAATCCCTGTTGATAAGATCGACGTGGTGATCCATCCCCAAAGCACCATTCACAGCATGATCGAGATGATCGATGGCTCGATGCTCGCCCAGCTCTCGGAGACGGACATGGCTCTTCCGATTCAATATGCGCTAACCTATCCAGAGCGGCTCGAAGGCTTTCTGCGCCCATTCGATTTTTCAAAGGCCTTCTCCCTCCAGTTTTTCCCTCCAGATCACACTAAATTTCCTTGCCTCCAGCTCGGTTACGAGGCGATTAGGCAGGGCGGAAGCATGCCCTGTTATTTAAATGCGGCGAATGAGATCCTCGTCTCTAGATTCCTGCAAGGAGCATTTGGCTGGCAAGAGATCGGACATAAACTCGAGCAGCTGCTATCCTCTCATCAAGTTGAAAGCAGCCCCTCTTTAGAGACGATCCTAGAGATCGACGAGCTCGCAAAAGAGCAGGCGTTGAAGATATAA
- a CDS encoding metal ABC transporter ATP-binding protein translates to MNRDNPVIKVEQLTVNYDKTPVLWDINFTIDRGMIVGVVGPNGAGKSTLLKTLLGMIAPLSGNIEFFGKPFTEVRKKIAYVPQRSSVDWDFPITAKELVLMGRYGHLGLFKWQSKKDHKIAEEAMERVGMLSFADRQIGKLSGGQQQRIFIARALAQDADIYMMDEPFAGVDNGTEKELVALFEELASQGKTLIIVHHDLSTVDRYFKWLLMLNTCLVASGPVSEVFHRDHLLRTYGKGSMLLDEAARISQNTTAGLK, encoded by the coding sequence ATGAATAGGGATAATCCAGTAATAAAAGTAGAGCAGCTCACCGTAAACTACGATAAGACTCCCGTCCTCTGGGATATCAATTTTACGATCGACCGTGGGATGATAGTGGGAGTGGTTGGTCCCAATGGTGCAGGCAAGAGCACTCTCTTAAAAACTCTTCTGGGGATGATCGCCCCTCTCTCTGGAAACATAGAGTTTTTTGGAAAGCCTTTCACAGAAGTTAGAAAGAAGATCGCCTATGTTCCCCAGCGCAGCTCGGTAGACTGGGATTTCCCCATCACAGCCAAGGAGCTGGTTCTAATGGGAAGGTATGGGCATCTCGGGCTCTTTAAATGGCAGAGCAAGAAGGATCATAAGATTGCGGAAGAGGCGATGGAGAGGGTGGGAATGCTCTCTTTTGCCGATCGCCAGATCGGAAAGCTCTCCGGAGGGCAGCAGCAGAGAATTTTTATCGCACGCGCACTGGCTCAAGACGCCGATATTTATATGATGGATGAGCCGTTTGCAGGTGTAGACAATGGAACAGAGAAAGAGCTTGTCGCTCTATTTGAAGAGCTTGCATCTCAAGGAAAGACGCTGATCATTGTCCATCACGATCTGAGCACTGTCGATCGCTATTTTAAGTGGCTGCTCATGCTCAATACCTGTCTCGTTGCAAGCGGACCCGTGAGCGAGGTCTTTCATCGCGACCATCTTCTTCGCACCTACGGCAAGGGAAGCATGCTTCTCGATGAAGCTGCGAGAATCTCACAGAATACGACGGCGGGACTTAAGTAA
- a CDS encoding metal ABC transporter permease → MSNPYWNKDFFEFFSVLFGRLGRWLTFDSSVGPLASDEIQLLVLVAIAVSSALVGTFLVLRRMTMLANSLSHTILLGIVSAFLICSQAITTEGFSLPILLGASLITGLVTTVLTQILTHLMRLQEDASIGLVFNTLFALGILFVTLFTRNVHLGVEAIMGNIDALHVDDLKLVFSVGLITLITVVCFFKQFTLVSFDSAHARTLGFSPLFYTYFLMVLVSATSIGAFRAVGVLLFLAFLVGPVLTARLFTDRLPKLILIAALIGSLSSLISIALARHLLSCYHLPLSTAGLVVTMIGLIYLLAVLFAPERGLITQWVVKSRWKKRVEEMQRT, encoded by the coding sequence ATGTCTAACCCCTATTGGAATAAAGATTTTTTTGAGTTTTTCTCTGTTCTCTTTGGCCGCCTTGGAAGATGGCTCACTTTCGACTCCTCAGTGGGGCCCCTCGCCTCAGATGAGATCCAGCTGCTTGTCCTAGTCGCGATTGCAGTCAGCTCGGCTCTTGTCGGCACCTTTCTCGTCCTCAGAAGAATGACGATGCTTGCCAACTCTCTTTCGCACACAATCCTGCTGGGAATCGTCTCCGCCTTCCTCATCTGCTCTCAGGCGATTACCACAGAGGGATTTAGCCTCCCAATACTGCTTGGCGCCTCATTAATTACAGGGCTTGTAACGACGGTCTTAACTCAGATTCTGACCCATCTGATGCGCCTTCAGGAAGATGCCAGTATCGGCCTCGTTTTTAACACGCTCTTTGCACTTGGCATTCTCTTTGTCACCCTTTTTACGCGCAACGTCCACCTTGGTGTTGAGGCGATCATGGGGAACATCGACGCCCTTCACGTTGACGACCTCAAGCTCGTGTTTTCTGTCGGACTGATCACCCTGATTACCGTCGTCTGCTTTTTTAAACAGTTTACGCTCGTCTCTTTCGATTCTGCACACGCGCGGACGCTGGGATTCTCCCCCCTCTTTTACACCTACTTTCTCATGGTCCTGGTCTCTGCAACTTCGATAGGCGCTTTTCGGGCGGTCGGAGTTCTCCTCTTCCTAGCCTTTCTCGTCGGTCCCGTCTTGACAGCGCGTCTATTCACAGACCGCCTTCCTAAGCTTATTCTAATTGCCGCTCTTATCGGCAGCCTCTCCTCGCTTATATCAATAGCTCTAGCGCGACATCTGCTTTCCTGCTATCATCTCCCTCTATCTACGGCTGGTCTGGTGGTTACCATGATCGGTCTCATCTACCTTCTCGCTGTGCTTTTTGCTCCAGAGCGCGGCCTTATCACCCAGTGGGTGGTAAAGAGTAGATGGAAGAAGCGCGTAGAGGAGATGCAGAGAACTTAG
- a CDS encoding metal ABC transporter permease yields MLNYFTDPLLWAPTIGSILMCVASSLIGVVAFLRKRCLLAEALSHSAYPGIVIGALLLATVFTSVGEFASLVILGCAFLSSLGGLLLVEFMERRLGVKSDAALCFALSVLFGIGILIASRIQMTHPLWYNQIHLFLYGQVATMTALHVGIYSILLAATVFFLFFLYRPLQLINFDRQLAKTLGARVKLVDALLFLLLVLAIVIGIRSVGVVLMSGMLVAPAVAARQLTHRMWLLFVLAGAFGALSGFFGNFLSMELPKLFDQGEAISLPTGPMILLSASLICALSLLFSPTTGLFSRILRIARFKDKCRLENALKALWRGGEGWQRASGKVSTFQLYRLLFKGWVEKGEKGQFRLSEKGRRRSAEIVRLHRLWELYLVSLGQGVEKVHHSAEEMEHILTPHLERELTEFLEDPTHDPHQQPIPGRIHV; encoded by the coding sequence ATGCTGAATTATTTTACAGACCCTCTTTTATGGGCGCCAACGATAGGCAGCATTCTGATGTGCGTCGCCTCTTCGCTCATTGGGGTAGTCGCCTTTCTTCGAAAGCGCTGCTTGCTTGCAGAGGCTCTCTCACATTCGGCTTATCCAGGTATCGTTATCGGAGCTCTACTTCTTGCGACGGTCTTTACCTCAGTTGGTGAGTTTGCAAGTCTTGTGATTCTCGGATGCGCTTTTCTCTCCTCTCTTGGAGGTCTTCTGCTCGTAGAGTTCATGGAGCGCCGTCTTGGGGTGAAGAGCGATGCTGCGCTCTGTTTTGCGCTCTCCGTTCTTTTTGGTATTGGAATACTCATTGCAAGCCGCATCCAGATGACCCACCCTCTCTGGTACAATCAGATCCATCTCTTTCTTTACGGACAGGTGGCGACGATGACCGCCCTTCACGTGGGTATCTACTCTATCCTGCTCGCTGCGACCGTTTTCTTTCTCTTTTTTCTCTACCGGCCGCTTCAACTTATTAATTTCGATCGACAGCTCGCTAAGACTCTTGGTGCTCGCGTTAAACTTGTCGATGCTCTCCTCTTTCTCCTTCTCGTCCTCGCCATTGTCATCGGGATCCGAAGCGTAGGAGTCGTCCTCATGTCGGGCATGCTCGTTGCTCCCGCAGTTGCCGCAAGGCAGCTCACCCACCGCATGTGGCTTCTCTTCGTGCTAGCTGGCGCGTTTGGAGCATTAAGTGGTTTCTTTGGAAATTTTCTTTCAATGGAGCTCCCCAAGCTCTTTGATCAGGGAGAGGCGATCTCTCTCCCGACGGGGCCCATGATCCTGCTTAGCGCCTCCCTGATCTGCGCGCTCTCTCTTCTCTTTTCTCCAACGACAGGGCTCTTTAGCCGCATCCTGCGCATCGCTCGCTTTAAAGATAAGTGTAGATTGGAGAATGCTCTTAAGGCGCTCTGGAGAGGAGGGGAGGGGTGGCAGAGAGCATCCGGTAAGGTCTCCACTTTTCAGCTCTATAGGCTTCTTTTCAAAGGCTGGGTAGAGAAGGGGGAGAAGGGACAATTTCGCTTATCGGAGAAGGGGAGAAGGCGCTCTGCCGAGATCGTTCGCCTCCACAGGCTGTGGGAGCTCTATCTTGTTTCTTTAGGCCAGGGTGTAGAGAAGGTTCACCATAGCGCCGAGGAGATGGAGCACATTCTCACCCCTCATTTAGAGAGAGAACTCACAGAGTTCCTAGAAGATCCGACGCACGATCCGCACCAGCAGCCAATTCCAGGGAGGATCCATGTCTAA